The following DNA comes from Micromonospora chokoriensis.
CGGCCGGCGCCGTCCTCGGGCACATTGCCAGGCGGCAGATCCGCACCAGCGGTGAGGACGGCGACCAGCTCGCCACCTGGGGCCTGATCCTCGGTTACGTCTTCACCGGGCTCACGGTGCTGGCCTGCTGCGGCTGGTTGGCGCTCGTCGCGCTGGGCAACACCGGCGACGGCGGACGCTACTGACCGTGGGCCGCCCGGGTCAGCGGAACCGGGCCTCGCGGACGCTGTTGCCGCCGTCCACCACCAGCATCTGACCCGTGATGTACGAGGCAGCCGGCGAGCAGAGGAAGCTGATTGCCGCGGCGACCTCGTCCGGGGTGCCCGGTCGACCCACCGGAGTGCCCAACCCCTGCTTGATCTCGGCCATGGTGGACGCAGCGGTGTAGATCGTGCCCGGCGCGACCGCGTTCACCGTCACCCCGTCGGCGATCATCTCCATGGCCAACGCCCGGGTCAGCCCGACGACCCCTGCCTTCGCCGCCGCGTACGCGGCCTCGGTGGGCAGGGCGTTGACCGGACCGGCCGTGGCCGCGAGGTTGACGATCCGACCCCAGCCCCGCTCGGCCATGCCCCCGATGAACGCGCGGCTGCACAGGAACGCCGTGGACAAATTGCGGTCGATCTCGCCGCGCCACTCGTCGTAGGTCAACTGGGCGACCGGCCGCAGCACTCCCTGGCTCGCCCGGCTGGCCAGGCCGGCGTTGTTGACCAGCACCTCGACGTCGCCCAACTGCTCGGCGACCGCGTCGGCGAGCGCACCGACCTCGGACTCGTCGGTCAGGTCCGCGACGAAACCGGTCACCCCCAGCTCACCGGCCCGCTCGTGGATGCGTCGGGTGGTGGAGACGATGGCCACGCGGGCGCCCAGGTCGGCGAGACGGCGGGCGGTGGCGTACCCGATGCCGTCCGGGCTGCCCGCCCCGGTCACCAGGGCGACCCGGCCGTCGAGCCGCATGGTCACCGGATCGCCGAGTGCGACCGGCTCGTCGGGGCCGGAACTCCCCGTCGGCGTGGCCACCCGGGCTCGTCGGGCGACGCC
Coding sequences within:
- a CDS encoding SDR family NAD(P)-dependent oxidoreductase; the encoded protein is MAFDARAADRSGSRPRRDVSRPGVARRARVATPTGSSGPDEPVALGDPVTMRLDGRVALVTGAGSPDGIGYATARRLADLGARVAIVSTTRRIHERAGELGVTGFVADLTDESEVGALADAVAEQLGDVEVLVNNAGLASRASQGVLRPVAQLTYDEWRGEIDRNLSTAFLCSRAFIGGMAERGWGRIVNLAATAGPVNALPTEAAYAAAKAGVVGLTRALAMEMIADGVTVNAVAPGTIYTAASTMAEIKQGLGTPVGRPGTPDEVAAAISFLCSPAASYITGQMLVVDGGNSVREARFR
- a CDS encoding DUF4190 domain-containing protein gives rise to the protein MFAFVFPPAGAVLGHIARRQIRTSGEDGDQLATWGLILGYVFTGLTVLACCGWLALVALGNTGDGGRY